The following nucleotide sequence is from Lentimicrobium sp. L6.
ATCAGATTCCTTGGGCTATCATTCCACTGAAGACTGGCGAAGAAAAGCCTATTTGCTCAATGTAGAAGGCATACTCTATAAAGAACTCGGCATTTATAATAAATCTTTAAAAGCCTATTATCAGTCCTTAAGTATTAGCGATTCAGTAGATTGGAAAGTAGGGCAGTCCACTGCATTGAATAATATTAGTAATCTCTATTTTATTCAAGGAAACTTAGATCAAGCCATACAACTTCAACATAAAGCCCTTCAAATTGCTCAATTGGCCAATGACCTTGGTAAAAAATATGATGCCTATTTTAATTTGATGGTGATGTATGCGGATTTGACTCCTCTGGATTCCGCATTTCTATATGCCGAAAAATGTAAAGTAATATTACCCAAGCTGCAAAGTCAGTATCAAAACTGCTTTTTATATGAGGAATATGCTGGTTTGTTTTATAAATCGGGCGATAGGGAGCAAGCTCAATATTATTATGCTAAAGGATTAGAGATTGCGGTAGATCATCAATTTGAAGAGCTTCAGTTGAAATGTAACGAAGGACTTGGGAATATTGCTAAGGATCGGCTTTCTTTTGATTTAGCCATTTCCTATTTGACCAAGGCATTGGTTCTGAGCGATTCTATTTCTGTTCCCAAATTAAAGGTAGAGGTATTATTTGAATTGGCTGATTTGTATGAGCAAGAGAATAAGCTGAATGAGGCCTATTTTTATTTAAAAGAAGCCCATAGTATTCAGGATTCTATTAATGAGACCTGGAAATCCATACAGCAAAGTGAGGTTCATCAGATTTATTTACTAGAATGGCAAGAACAAGAAAATAGACTGCTCGAAAATAATCTAGCTTTAGCCCAGCTTAAATTAAATCAGAGGAATCTGATGTTGATAGGTTCTGTGATAAGCCTGATTGTTCTGCTGTGGTTGCTAACCATCCTCTATAGAAAAAGAGGTTTTGAAAAGAAAATGAGTCAACAAGTGAATGAGCAAAACCAAACCATACAAGAGCAGCAGGACCTTATACATCAGCAAAACGAGAAGCAATTGAAACTGGAGCTAAATGCTAAATCTCGTCAACTGGCTACCTATTCGCTATCTTCTATAAAACATGTGCAGGCCACCGAAGAAATCATTAGCCGTTTGAGTCAGCTCATATATAACCAAGCCCTAAAAGCAGGAACCAAGAAAGAATTGGAACAGGTGATTCAGCAGATGAAGCGCGACCTGATGAAAAGTGATTGGGAAGAATTTAAAACCTATTACCAACAAGTGCATCCTTCTTTTTATGAAAACCTGATTGCTTATCATCCCGACCTCAGTGCAAACGAGGAGAAATTATGTGCTTTTATCAGTTTGGGTTTGAGTACTAAAGATATTGCTTCGCTTACTTTTAGGCAGGTGAGAAGTGTGGAATCTGCTCGATTAAGACTACGCAAAAAACTAAACATTGAAAATGCAGATCATCTTTTTGATTATTTGAAGCAATTTTAGTGTATTGAATATCTGAATTTTACGTATATTGCAGTAGTAAAATATCAATATATCATTTCAGTAGCGTAACTTAGATTGGTCCATCCTAGCCTTTAAATGATAAATTGACTTTATGTTTGCATGGAAGGAAATAAATAAAAGGAAATAACAAATTCACATAAAATATATCTCATGAAAAAACTATTATTTTTATTCTTAATACTAAGTCTGGGCGCTCAAGCACAATGGACTGATAATGCAGAAGTCAATACCATTATTAATGATGATGCCAATGCACATTATGTACCTAAGGTGGCCAGCACGCCAAGTGGTGAATACTTTTTTAGTTGGTATGGTGGAGCAGGAAATTTAGATATGAATTTGGCTTTCTTGGCCCATGATGGTACTGATAATTGGGAAAATGACATGAAGGTGAGTATACATCCTCAGAATTCTTGGGTAGACGATTATACACTCCTTAGTGATATGGATGGAAATGCCATTGTGATATTTTCCGACATTAGAAATGGAAATAAAGATGTAGTGGTTTATAAGATAGATGCCGAAGGTAATAACTTATGGGGAGAAGATGGAATTGTATTTCCGGTTTCTGGTTCTGATGAATATCAGCCTACGGGAGTGGTCACTAATGATAATGCCCTTGTTGTTTTATTCTCCACTAATTATACAGCAGGAACAGATAAGATCTTTGTTCATAAAATATTAGAAGATGGTACTTTGCCTTGGGGTGAAGAAGGAAAATCTTTCTCGGGATTTGGTTCTAAATGGGCTTTCCCTTCCGCTATAGCCAATGAAGATGGCGGCTTTAGTTTTGGTTTCTTTAAAGAAACAGGGAATTTCCCAGCCTTAACTCGTCATATTGCTGCCATCAGATGCGATGCTGATGGTGAAATGGTTTGGGATTCAGAAAAAATAATTACCGAAGCTGGAGGAATTGCTGCTTGGGACGATTTGCACCTTTTTGGAACTGGTGATGGTAGCTTATATTTTGCTTGGGACGACGACCGCTATTTTAATATGACCAATGAAGTATATGCTCAATATGTGGACGCTGATGGTGTGGTAAAATGGGAAACCGATGGCCTATTATTAGGAACAGAAGCCAGTGGACATCAACTTTCAGCAGTGATTTCTGGTACCAATACCAATGGAGAATTTGTGGTGCTATGGAACCTGTTAAATGGAAACCAGAGTATGGCTGCCTTAAAATACCAAAGAGTGAGTGCAGATGGCGAATTATTAGAAGGTGATGCAGGAGCTACCATAATTGGAATGAACGATCAACTTCAAGCAGGTTCTCAAGCCGTACAAATAGAGGATGAAACTTATTATTTTTATCGTAATTTCTTTGAAGGTTCTACCTATTTAGGAAGTTTAAATATGTTGGCATTAGATGCCGAGGGTGAACAAGTTTGGGAGAGCCCAACTGAGATTAGCAATTCTCAAAATTCAAAATCTCATGCTTTCTTAAGCAAATTTCATAGCAATCAGGCTGTAGTTACATGGAGCGATGAACTGGGAAATGATACCAGAGTGATGGCTCAGAATATTTTTACCGATGGTAGTATTGGAGAATCTGAATTCGATTTTGCAACGGTAGTTTTTACCATCACAGATGAAGAAAGTAGTGAGGCCATAGAAGGAGCAGAAGTAAACTTGGACGGCTCTATCATGCTAACCGATACACAAGGAGTAGCCACCTTTAGTAATATTGTATTTGGGGAAGATATTGATGTTACTGTGAGTAAAGAAGCTTTCTATTCCTATGAAGGAACAATAGATATTGCTGAAGAAGTGGTGGAGCTTGATATTAGTTTAGAACCTATAATTGATCAGGTTTCAAATTTCAGTGCCGCTCAGTTTAGTGTATATCCAAATCCAGCTCAGGAGCAGATTTCTATTCGCTTGAATAAGGCTCAGGAATATCGCATTCAATTATTAAACCAATTGGGACAGGTGCTCAGTGACGTTTATTCAAATGGCAATACAAGTCATATTGATATTTCCTCTTACAAAAGAGGAGTGTATTTCATCAAAATAATCTCAAATGATACTTATCAAGTTAAAAGTGTTGCTTTTGAGTAATCAGCCTTTTAAATAAAGATTTTATAATAGAGGAATTGATTTTTTCAGCCATCAAGGATTTCCTTGATGGCTTTTTTTAAGTAGACTATTGCAGATTAAATCATTTAAAATCAAATTTGTTTCAACCTTAAAAGGAGCCTGGTTTTCAAAGAGCTTATCTTTCATCAATTTATAAAACAACTGAAGTTTCGCACTTTGGCTTAAATGTTCAATTTATGAAATATCCACTAATTCTAGTTGTGATATATTCTGATTACCAGAAAGAATTCTTCGTGAACCTTTGCGACTACTTTGGGAACCTCTGTGTAATAACTTTTTAGCTATAACACAAAGTTGCACAAAGAAAACACAAAGGTAACTCAAAGAAAAAAACCGAACTTGGAAACAACTGTTTATCAAGTCATTGCAAGACTCATGTTAAGTGCGAAACTTGAGTAAAACAAAAAAAAATAGCTGCAAGTTAATACTTGTGGCTATTTAAATTTGATGGAATCTTATGCTTAATATGCTCTTCCTAGATTACCTTCTACATAATTGATAAAGCTAGTATTAACTACCTTATTACCTCCAGGTGTTGGATAGTTGCCAGTAAAATACCAATCTCCAGTGTGGTTTGGTACCGCAATGTGCAGATTTTCTATGCTTTGGAATAATACCTTAACCCTTGCCTTCACTTTCTTAGGGCTAACCAATACCGCAATTTTATCAGAAATTTGCTGGGCTGTAAAGGGCTCGTATATCTCTTTTACATAATTCACTACTTCTTCTTTTGGAAGCTTTTGTTGAGCCTTACATTTATTATAAACCGTATTGATAATAGACTCCTGTTTGGTGTCTTTCAATAATTCAATGGCGGCTCTAAATGCGATAAAATCACCAAGTCGAGCCATATCAATACCATAGCAATCAGGATATCTGATTTGAGGAGCCGAAGAAACTACAATAATATCTGTTGGACCTAATCTGTCGATAATACTGATAATACTTTGCTTCAGAGTGGTTCCCCTCACAATACTATCGTCAATAATCACTAATTTATCTTTTCCTTCTCTAATGGCACCATAGGTAACATCGTAAACGTGGCCTACTAAATCGTCTCTTTGATTATCCTGAGTAATAAAGGTACGAAGCTTCATGTCTTTTACCGCCACAGTTTCAATACGTGGTGTAAACATCATAATTTCTTCTACCTTTTCTTTACTGACCTCATTGCCAAGTTCAAGAATTTTCTCCGCTTTAACTTTATTACAGAAATGATTAACTTCTTCAACCATCCCCTGATAAGCCACGGCAGCAGTATTTGGAATATAAGAGAATACGGTATTGTGTAAATCGTAATTGATTTCCTTTAGAATTTCTGGAGTAATAATAGATCCTAATTTCTTTCTTTCTTTATAGATGTTAATATCGGTACCACGACTAAAATAAATCCTTTCGAAAGAGCATGATTTCTTTTCTTTAGGAGCAAGTACTTCTACTTCTTCAACGGTATTTTGATGTTTGATGATTAAAGCGTGTCCAGGTTTTATCTCTTTGACATCCTCAGCTTTTACATTGAAAGTGGTTTGGATGACAGGGCGCTCAGAGGCGGCAACCACAATTTCATCATCCATATAATAATAGGCCGGTCGAATCCCATTTGGATCGCGCATTACAAATGAATCTCCATGCCCAAGTAAACCAGTAATCACATATCCACCATCCCAATCGCTTGATGCTCTCGATAAAATATTACTAATATCTAAGGCATCAGCAATCTTTTCGGTGGCTTCTTGTTTATTATGACCTTCGTATTTATATCGACGATAGAGCTCCTCATTTTCTTCATCAAGAAAGTGACCAATTTTCTCTAACATGGTAATGGTATCGCTAGTCTCCACAGGAAACTGACCAAAGGCTACCAAACGCTCAAATAACTCGTTTACATTGGTGAGGTTGAAATTACCAGCCAAAACCAAATTTCTCGTTTTCCAATTATTCACTCTCAATACTGGATGAATACTTTGGATATTATTGATTCCAAAAGTACCATATCGTAGATGACCCATAAAAACCTCCCCAGTAAAACGGCCATTGTTTTTAAGCCATTGAACATCGTTGAGCATTTTAGGATTTTCCTGTTCTAATTGCTGAAATGGTTCGTAGGCAGCATTAAAAATATCCTTTAAGGGGGTGGTTGAATTTGATCGCTGACGATCGATATACTTTACTCCGGGAGGCATATTTAACTTGATACTGGCTATTCCGGCTCCATCTTGGCCTCTATTATGCTGTTTTTGCATTAATAGGTGCATTTTATTGAGGGCGTAAAATGCTGTCCCATACTTAGAAAGGTAATGTTCTAATGGTTTACGGAGTCTAAGAAGGGCAATTCCGCATTCATGTTTGATTTGATCGCTCATTTTATTATTTTTGCTATGGTATCGGTGCTGCAAAAATATCATTAAAAACCAAGATTATGAAAAAAATATTACTACTATTAATAAGTCTTTTTACTATTCAAGTTATGGCGCAATATTCTACGCCAGGAAATAATGGATCCTATACACTGGGTGACCTAGTGGATATCTCGGCTGGCGCTATTACCGCAGACGGTGATGGATTTAGTTTTAACGAAAGTATTATCATCTCGGCCAGTGATACTCTAAAGGTGGAGGAGGATGTTCAGTTAAGTATTGCTATTGATAAATTATGGACTATTGAAGGTGTTTTGTTAGTGACAGCAGACGAATTTGGAATTACAAGTAGTGCGAGTATTGGAAATTTTGAAGGAATTAGGTTTGATAATTCATCAGCTTCAGTTTTAAAAAACACCATGATTCAGGGCTGCGGAGGAATAAAAGTTGTTGACTCGGATATGCTTATTCAAAATTGTTATTTTAGGGGTTTTGGTCAGGAATATTCCTCTGGAGCCATAAACCTATTCGATTCAAATCCGATAATTCGAGATTGTGATTTCCAAAATAATGCAGGAGCAGCTATTTCCTCTGGAGCAAACTCCTCTTCTAGCCCTCAGATTATTAATAATAATATTGTCAATAATGTGACTGTAAATTCAAATACTCCTCAAATTAACTTAGGAACTTCAGATGGCATTAGTCCGATTGTTATTGATAGCAATTACATAAGTGGTTCCTTTGATAATGCAGGTGGAATTGCTGTTTCAAATTTGGTAGGAGGAAGTTCAAATTCTATTATTACAAATAATTATGTTCTCAATAACAGGTATGGAATTGCCCAAATAGGTACTTTTATCACCTCCATAATTGCTGGGAACATTATGGCTGATAATAATATTCAAAACGACCCCATGCTAGGTGGTAGTGGATTAAACTTCTATGGAGACGAAACAAATACTTCTGTGGTTACCGAGAATGTGATTTATGGTAACCTTTGGGGAGTGACTATACAGTTAAATGCTTCCCCAGATTTAGGCGATGGAACAGAAAACAGTCCTGGTAAAAACAGATTGTATAATAATGGTAACGGAGGAGATGTTTTTGCTCTTTATAACAATACCCCAAACCCAATCAACGCCATTTATAATTTCTGGGGTACCACAGAGTTAGCAGAAGCCGAAGATGCTATATATCATGAAACCGATGATGCCAGTTTAGGTTTAGTTAGTTATGAACCTATGTGGACCAATCCTGTAGGAATACAAACTTTTTCAGATGATTCTAAGCAAAGCATTAGTCCAAACCCAGCTACTAACTATTTTACTATTGATATTGAAGAGAAATCTGAAATGATTGTATATAATCAATCTGGTCAATTTGTCAATACATTGATGGTGTCACCAAATCAAAGAATTGATATTTCAGAATGGGAAAAAGGAATTTATATTTTGAAATTGGCAAATGGCAGTACTAAAAAGCTAGTGGTTTTATAAGTAGAAAACTTGAACTTAATCTGGTATTTTATCACTTAGTAAATATACTATCCTTACTATTTTACGTTTAATTAATTCACAAACAGCTGTTGATGATATTTATTGATTTCAATAATATCGATTGACCTGTGTTGTATTTTTATTGAATATAAAATAGATCTATGCAAATCAACCTCAGAACATCCTATCTCTTGATTGTCTTTATTTTTATTGGCTTTCTAGGAGGAGGAATATATTTCTATCAACAATTATTTCAAGGGATTAAAGATCCAGTAAAATTGATTCCCGATGATGCGGCTTTAATTATTGAGATCCCGCAATTTGATAAATTATATCAAAATTGGGATTCGGAAAGCTCTTATGGAAAGGTACTTAAAGAATGGCCAAAGCTAGAGAGCTTTCAATATTTTCTTCCGCAGGTTTTAACTTATTTTGAAGAGGAAACTGCCCATTTTACAGATTTACAACAGCCTGTTTTGCTCTCACGACACCAGCAAGGGTGGTTGTTATTATTCCCTTCTTTCGGTTATAGCTTGCAGAATTTTGAGCGAGATATATTATCGCAACTAAATGAATCCCCCATTACTCAAGAGAAAACCCTTGAAAGTGAATATTATCTTGAACTTAACCAAGAAAAGCATCAGCTTTGTATCAGCGAAAAGAGAGGATGGTATTTTATATCAGATTCCCCAGAATTATTAGTGCAATCCATTGGCTTAGTAAATGGCTCCAATAAGTTTCGTCATTCAGAAGAATTTCAGTCTTTAGAGAAAGTAAGTGGCAAAAGGTCAGATGCTCATGTTTTCATTAATTTTGATAAGCTCAAAGACATTT
It contains:
- a CDS encoding tetratricopeptide repeat protein yields the protein MKRFLFILLILCSIAGLAQVDSSNYKMNIEQLKRYTELSQDEHFNLEERKLFAHKAYQLSRDLNLPIPGVKAQISYGYILAQSGYYAKAFEVFLDANAISDSLGYHSTEDWRRKAYLLNVEGILYKELGIYNKSLKAYYQSLSISDSVDWKVGQSTALNNISNLYFIQGNLDQAIQLQHKALQIAQLANDLGKKYDAYFNLMVMYADLTPLDSAFLYAEKCKVILPKLQSQYQNCFLYEEYAGLFYKSGDREQAQYYYAKGLEIAVDHQFEELQLKCNEGLGNIAKDRLSFDLAISYLTKALVLSDSISVPKLKVEVLFELADLYEQENKLNEAYFYLKEAHSIQDSINETWKSIQQSEVHQIYLLEWQEQENRLLENNLALAQLKLNQRNLMLIGSVISLIVLLWLLTILYRKRGFEKKMSQQVNEQNQTIQEQQDLIHQQNEKQLKLELNAKSRQLATYSLSSIKHVQATEEIISRLSQLIYNQALKAGTKKELEQVIQQMKRDLMKSDWEEFKTYYQQVHPSFYENLIAYHPDLSANEEKLCAFISLGLSTKDIASLTFRQVRSVESARLRLRKKLNIENADHLFDYLKQF
- a CDS encoding T9SS type A sorting domain-containing protein, which gives rise to MKKLLFLFLILSLGAQAQWTDNAEVNTIINDDANAHYVPKVASTPSGEYFFSWYGGAGNLDMNLAFLAHDGTDNWENDMKVSIHPQNSWVDDYTLLSDMDGNAIVIFSDIRNGNKDVVVYKIDAEGNNLWGEDGIVFPVSGSDEYQPTGVVTNDNALVVLFSTNYTAGTDKIFVHKILEDGTLPWGEEGKSFSGFGSKWAFPSAIANEDGGFSFGFFKETGNFPALTRHIAAIRCDADGEMVWDSEKIITEAGGIAAWDDLHLFGTGDGSLYFAWDDDRYFNMTNEVYAQYVDADGVVKWETDGLLLGTEASGHQLSAVISGTNTNGEFVVLWNLLNGNQSMAALKYQRVSADGELLEGDAGATIIGMNDQLQAGSQAVQIEDETYYFYRNFFEGSTYLGSLNMLALDAEGEQVWESPTEISNSQNSKSHAFLSKFHSNQAVVTWSDELGNDTRVMAQNIFTDGSIGESEFDFATVVFTITDEESSEAIEGAEVNLDGSIMLTDTQGVATFSNIVFGEDIDVTVSKEAFYSYEGTIDIAEEVVELDISLEPIIDQVSNFSAAQFSVYPNPAQEQISIRLNKAQEYRIQLLNQLGQVLSDVYSNGNTSHIDISSYKRGVYFIKIISNDTYQVKSVAFE
- a CDS encoding amidophosphoribosyltransferase, whose amino-acid sequence is MSDQIKHECGIALLRLRKPLEHYLSKYGTAFYALNKMHLLMQKQHNRGQDGAGIASIKLNMPPGVKYIDRQRSNSTTPLKDIFNAAYEPFQQLEQENPKMLNDVQWLKNNGRFTGEVFMGHLRYGTFGINNIQSIHPVLRVNNWKTRNLVLAGNFNLTNVNELFERLVAFGQFPVETSDTITMLEKIGHFLDEENEELYRRYKYEGHNKQEATEKIADALDISNILSRASSDWDGGYVITGLLGHGDSFVMRDPNGIRPAYYYMDDEIVVAASERPVIQTTFNVKAEDVKEIKPGHALIIKHQNTVEEVEVLAPKEKKSCSFERIYFSRGTDINIYKERKKLGSIITPEILKEINYDLHNTVFSYIPNTAAVAYQGMVEEVNHFCNKVKAEKILELGNEVSKEKVEEIMMFTPRIETVAVKDMKLRTFITQDNQRDDLVGHVYDVTYGAIREGKDKLVIIDDSIVRGTTLKQSIISIIDRLGPTDIIVVSSAPQIRYPDCYGIDMARLGDFIAFRAAIELLKDTKQESIINTVYNKCKAQQKLPKEEVVNYVKEIYEPFTAQQISDKIAVLVSPKKVKARVKVLFQSIENLHIAVPNHTGDWYFTGNYPTPGGNKVVNTSFINYVEGNLGRAY
- a CDS encoding T9SS type A sorting domain-containing protein, which encodes MKKILLLLISLFTIQVMAQYSTPGNNGSYTLGDLVDISAGAITADGDGFSFNESIIISASDTLKVEEDVQLSIAIDKLWTIEGVLLVTADEFGITSSASIGNFEGIRFDNSSASVLKNTMIQGCGGIKVVDSDMLIQNCYFRGFGQEYSSGAINLFDSNPIIRDCDFQNNAGAAISSGANSSSSPQIINNNIVNNVTVNSNTPQINLGTSDGISPIVIDSNYISGSFDNAGGIAVSNLVGGSSNSIITNNYVLNNRYGIAQIGTFITSIIAGNIMADNNIQNDPMLGGSGLNFYGDETNTSVVTENVIYGNLWGVTIQLNASPDLGDGTENSPGKNRLYNNGNGGDVFALYNNTPNPINAIYNFWGTTELAEAEDAIYHETDDASLGLVSYEPMWTNPVGIQTFSDDSKQSISPNPATNYFTIDIEEKSEMIVYNQSGQFVNTLMVSPNQRIDISEWEKGIYILKLANGSTKKLVVL